A single window of Apodemus sylvaticus chromosome 4, mApoSyl1.1, whole genome shotgun sequence DNA harbors:
- the Mov10 gene encoding helicase MOV-10 isoform X1, whose protein sequence is MRRGGGDRTKRPKGRLSFISTDPPAWAAAAAAMPSKFSCRKLRETGQGFESFLADRGLDLETDRERLRTIYNRDFKPSYGTPAPGFSSMLYGMKIANLAFVTKTRVRFFKLDRWADVQLPEKRRIKPGSNISKQHRSLLARIFHDRSISVRGPPSPFRLPLLPRAEYLHGKHGVDVEVQGPHEARDGQLLIRLDLNRKEVLTLRLRNGGTKPVTLTHLFPLCWTPQFVFYHGEQDLPCPLGPGESYELHVYCKTSIVGYFPATVLWELLGPGESGAEGAETFYIARFLAAVAHSPLAAQLKPTTPFKRPPRLTSNPVQTNRIEEGERPDRAKGYELELSLALGTYYPPVRLRQLLPTLLQGPSIFTSPKEVAEIKAQLETTLKSRNYEVKLRLLLHLEELQMEHDIRHYDLESVPMTWDPVDKNPRLLTLEVPGVAESRPSVLRGDHLYALLSSETQQEDPVTYKGFVHKVELDRVKLSFSTSLLSRFVDGLTFKVNFTFNRQPLRVQHRALELTGRWVLWPMLFPVASRGVSLLPSDVKFKLYDRSLESNPEQLQAMKHIVRGTTRPAPYIIFGPPGTGKTVTLVEAIKQVVKHLPKAHILACTPSNSGADLLCQRLRVHLPSSIYRLLAPSRDIRMVPEDIKTCCNWDPKKGEYVYPAKKHLQQYRVLITTLITASRLASAQFPIDHFTHIFIDEAGHCMEPESLVAIAGLMDVKETGNPGGQLVLAGDPRQLGPVLRSPLAQKHGLGYSLLERLLTYNSLYKKGPNGYDPQFITKLLRNYRSHPTILDIPNQLYYDGELQACADVVDRERFCRWEGLPQQGFPIIFHGVMGKDEREGNSPSFFNPEEAATVTSYLKLLLAPSSKKGKARLSPRSVGVISPYRKQVEKIRYCITKLDRELRGLDDIKDLKVGSVEEFQGQERSVILISTVRSSQSFVQLDLDFNLGFLKNPKRFNVAVTRAKALLIVVGNPLLLGHDPDWKTFLEFCKENGGYTGCPFPAKLDLQQGQDLLQGLSKLSPSTSGPRHHQHLPQEREGEGGLPLQVEPEWRNEL, encoded by the exons CTATGGGACCCCTGCCCCTGGCTTCTCCTCCATGCTGTATGGAATGAAGATTGCAAATCTGGCCTTCGTTACCAAGACTCGGGTCAGGTTCTTCAAATTAGACCGCTGGGCTGATGTGCAGTTACCAGAAAAGAGGCGAATAAAGCCGGGATCGAACATCAGCAAACAACACAGATCACTGTTGGCCAGGATCTTTCACGACAG GTCAATTTCAGTCCGAGGTCCACCCTCACCGTTCCGACTCCCACTCCTCCCCAGGGCTGAGTATCTTCATGGGAAGCATGGGGTGGACGTGGAGGTCCAGGGACCCCATGAAGCCCGAGACGGGCAGCTCCTTATCCGCCTGGATTTGAACCGCAAAGAGGTACTAACCCTACGGCTTCGGAACGGAGGAACCAAGCCTGTCACCCTCACTCACCTGTTCCCCCTCTGCTGGACACCCCAGTTTGTCTTCTACCATGGAGAACAGGACCTGCCATGCCCGCTGGGCCCGG GTGAAAGCTATGAACTCCATGTCTACTGTAAGACCAGCATCGTgggctacttcccagccactgtcCTCTGGGAGCTGCTGGGACCCGGGGAGTcgggagcagaaggagcagagacTTTCTACATTGCCCGCTTCCTGGCTGCCGTCGCACACAGCCCTCTGGCTGCACAGTTGAAACCCACAACTCCCTTCAAACGCCCCCCGCGGCTCACAAGTAACCCTGTGCAGACCAACCGGATCGAGGAGGGAGAGAGGCCCGACCG AGCCAAGGGCTATGAACTAGAGCTAAGCTTGGCCCTGGGGACCTATTACCCACCCGTCCGCCTCCGGCAGCTGCTCCCTACCCTTCTTCAGGGACCAAGTATCTTCACTTCCCCCAAGGAGGTTGCCGAGATCAA GGCCCAGCTGGAGACAACCCTGAAATCCAGGAACTATGAGGTGAAGCTCCGGCTGCTGCTGCACCTGGAGGAGCTGCAGATGGAACATGACATCCGGCACTATGACCTGGAGTCAGTACCCATGACCTGGGACCCTGTGGACAAGAACCCCAGGCTGCTCACACTGGAG GTCCCTGGTGTGGCAGAGAGCCGCCCCTCCGTGCTGCGGGGCGACCACCTTTATGCCCTCTTGTCCTCTGAGACCCAGCAGGAGGACCCTGTCACCTACAAGGGGTTCGTGCACAAGGTAGAACTGGACCGTGTCAAGCTGAGCTTTTCTACAAG CCTCCTGAGCCGATTCGTGGATGGGCTGACCTTCAAGGTGAACTTCACCTTCAACCGCCAGCCCCTTCGGGTCCAGCACCGGGCCCTGGAGTTGACTGGGCGctgggtgctgtggcccatgCTCTTTCCTGTGGCCTCCCGTGGCGTCTCGCTGCTGCCCTCAGATGTGAAGTTCAA GCTGTATGATCGGAGTCTGGAGTCGAACCCTGAGCAGCTGCAGGCCATGAAGCACATTGTGAGGGGCACCACCCGGCCTGCCCCCTACATCATCTTTGGGCCTCCAGGTACCGGCAAGACTGTCACATTAGTGGAGGCCATCAAACAG GTAGTAAAGCACTTGCCCAAAGCCCACATCCTGGCCTGTACTCCATCCAACTCAGGGGCTGACCTCCTCTGTCAGCGGCTCCGGGTCCACCTGCCCAGTTCCATCTACCGGCTCCTGGCCCCCAGCAGGGACATCCGAATGGTGCCCGAGGACATTAAG ACCTGCTGTAACTGGGATCCTAAGAAGGGAGAATATGTGTACCCTGCTAAGAAGCATCTGCAACAGTATCGGGTCTTAATTACCACCCTCATCACTGCCAGCAG GTTGGCGTCAGCCCAGTTTCCCATCGATCACTTCACACACATCTTCATCGATGAGGCTGGCCACTGCATGGAGCCTGAGAGTCTGGTGGCCATAGCAG ggcTGATGGACGTCAAGGAAACGGGCAATCCTGGAGGGCAGCTGGTGCTGGCGGGAGACCCTCGGCAGCTGGGGCCCGTGCTTCGGTCACCGCTGGCCCAGAAGCATGGACTCGGTTACTCCCTGCTGGAGCGTCTGCTCACCTACAACTCCTTGTATAAGAAGGGCCCCAATGGCTATGACCCCCAGTTCATCACCAAACTGCTCCGCAACTACAG GTCTCACCCCACCATCCTGGACATCCCTAACCAGCTGTACTATGATGGAGAGCTGCAGGCCTGTGCTGACGTGGTGGATCGAGAACGCTTCTGCCGTTGGGAGGGGCTGCCTCAACAG GGTTTCCCCATCATCTTCCACGGTGTAATGGGCAAAGATGAGAGAGAGGGCAATAGCCCATCCTTCTTCAACCCTGAGGAGGCTGCTACTGTGACATCGTATCTGAAACTGCTCCTGGCCCCTTCCTCCAAGAAGGGTAAAGCCCGCCTGAGCCCCCGAAGTGTGGGCGTCATCTCCCCGTACCGGAAGCAG GTAGAAAAAATCCGTTACTGCATCACAAAACTTGACCGAGAACTTCGAGGACTGGATGACATCAAAGACTTGAAG GTGGGCTCTGTGGAAGAGTTCCAAGGGCAAGAACGCAGCGTCATCCTCATCTCCACCGTCCGAAGCAGCCAGAGCTTTGTACAGCTGGATCTAGACTTTAACCTCGGTTTCCTTAAGAACCCCAAG AGGTTCAATGTTGCTGTGACCCGGGCCAAGGCTTTGCTCATCGTAGTGGGCAACCCCCTCCTTCTAGGCCACGACCCGGACTGGAAAAC ATTCCTGGAGTTCTGTAAAGAAAACGGGGGATATACCGGATGCCCCTTTCCTGCCAAACTGGACCTGCAGCAGGGACAGGACTTGCTCCAAGGTCTGAGCAAACTCAGCCCCTCTACCTCAG GGCCCCGCCATCACCAGCATCTCCCCCAGGAGCGGGAGGGTGAAGGGGGCTTGCCCTTACAAGTGGAGCCAGAGTGGAGGAATGAGCTCTGA